The following are encoded in a window of Nibricoccus aquaticus genomic DNA:
- a CDS encoding aldo/keto reductase translates to MNTRQTSSMSRRESLRLLGVGSVALAAGTVSSLGGAEEIKASEKILTRTIPSSGEAVPVIGLGTWQTFDVGASEAERAPLAEVLAAFAGLGGRVVDSSPMYGRSEEVLGDLAARVGVQEKLFVATKVWTQGRQAGVEQMEESMRRLRRTRVDLIQVHNLVDAEAHLETLRVWKAAGRVRYLGLTHYTTGGQAELARWLEKTPVDFIQINYSAGEREAERRLLPLARERGVAVIANRPFSQGALLGRLRARALPGWAAEIGCESWAQVLLKFIVGHPAITCAIPATSKVAHLRDNMQAAYGALPDEALRERIAKEVAGV, encoded by the coding sequence ATGAACACGCGCCAGACTTCTTCGATGAGCCGACGGGAGTCGTTGCGGTTGCTGGGGGTGGGGTCGGTGGCGTTGGCGGCGGGGACGGTTTCCAGTTTGGGCGGCGCGGAGGAAATAAAGGCGTCGGAGAAAATTCTCACGCGGACGATTCCGTCGTCGGGCGAAGCGGTGCCGGTGATCGGGCTGGGGACGTGGCAGACGTTTGATGTGGGGGCTTCGGAGGCGGAGCGTGCGCCGCTCGCGGAGGTGCTTGCGGCGTTTGCCGGGTTGGGCGGGCGGGTCGTCGATTCGTCGCCGATGTATGGGCGGTCGGAGGAGGTGTTGGGCGATCTGGCGGCGCGGGTGGGTGTGCAGGAGAAGCTTTTTGTAGCGACGAAGGTGTGGACACAGGGGCGGCAGGCGGGCGTGGAGCAGATGGAGGAGTCGATGCGGCGGTTGCGGCGGACGCGCGTGGACTTGATACAGGTGCATAATCTCGTCGATGCGGAGGCGCATCTGGAGACGTTGCGCGTGTGGAAGGCGGCCGGGCGGGTGCGGTATCTCGGGCTCACGCACTACACGACGGGCGGGCAGGCGGAGCTGGCGCGGTGGCTCGAGAAAACGCCGGTGGATTTTATCCAGATCAACTACTCGGCCGGCGAACGGGAGGCGGAGCGGCGGTTGTTGCCTCTGGCGCGCGAGCGGGGTGTGGCGGTGATCGCGAACCGGCCGTTTTCGCAAGGGGCGTTGCTGGGGCGGTTGCGCGCGCGGGCGTTGCCTGGCTGGGCGGCGGAGATCGGGTGCGAGAGCTGGGCGCAGGTGCTTTTGAAGTTCATCGTGGGGCATCCGGCGATCACGTGCGCGATCCCGGCGACGTCGAAGGTGGCGCATTTGCGCGATAACATGCAGGCGGCGTACGGGGCGCTGCCGGATGAGGCGCTGCGGGAGCGGATCGCGAAGGAAGTGGCGGGCGTGTGA